In Penaeus chinensis breed Huanghai No. 1 chromosome 2, ASM1920278v2, whole genome shotgun sequence, the following proteins share a genomic window:
- the LOC125034273 gene encoding glycosyltransferase-like protein gnt13 produces MDGGRFRLLCSCQQHGVEGHTCASSAVGEKGALVHAGSARACSVSALGINADVSLSLSHTFLLLLRVQIKNLPKYASSSFSSSFSSSSSFYSSSSSSSSSSSSSSSSSSFSFRTLPFNLNNNNNNNNNNNNNDSNDNHNHNSNHNHNHNNNNNNNNNDNNNSNNNNNNNNNNNNNNNNNINNNNNNNNNNNNDNNNNDNNNNNDDDKDNNNNNNNNNNNYNNYINNNGNNNNNNNNNNNNNNENNNNNNNKNNNNNDV; encoded by the exons ATGGATGGAGGGAGATTCCGGCTCTTGTGTAGCTGTCAGCAGCACGGCGTCGAGGGACATACGTGCGCGTCGTCGGCAGTTGGGGAAAAAGGTGCCCTGGTCCACGCGGGGTCAGCTCGGGCCTGCAGCGTCTCAGCTCTCGGAATCAACGCTGATGTCTCCCTGTCTTTGAGTCAcaccttcttgttattattacgtgTACAAATAAAGA ATTTGCCCAAA tatgcctcttcttccttctcctcctctttctcttcctcttcctctttctattcctcttcctcttcctcttcctcttcctcttcttcttcctcctcctcttcctctttctcctttcgtacCCTACCTTTCAACCT taataataataataataataataataataataataataatgatagtaatgataatcataatcataatagtaatcataatcataatcataataataataataataataataataatgataataataatagt aataataataataataataataataataataataataataataataacaatattaataataataataataataataataataataataatgacaataataataatgacaataataataataatgatgatgataaagataacaataacaataataataataacaataataattataataattacattaataataatggtaataataataataataataataataataataacaataacaacgaaaataacaataataataataataagaataataacaataatgat